A genomic region of Colletotrichum destructivum chromosome 5, complete sequence contains the following coding sequences:
- a CDS encoding Putative pleckstrin domain, PH-like domain superfamily, AH/BAR domain superfamily, with the protein MADTKTLPQRSGTIMTNSSVLSDDAVPDVDPTSTAGLLAERLQAWKHAVGYLEDYMEVVEKIHRAQSKEYEKALKVISHPLKEGHHFDQSLGGVAGYFENMRSNTQAIINTNLETEKSIKGSVLPILERLHKEIKHKGKELAHGAQKGAKEVEKARDTTQKHIELLGQQTAAFESAGGKMHGSDDPYVVHRGVLHRLHKQVLEENNNRNDLIAVQNNFEAFEAHVIEVVQQAMEAFIQLAGGQAEKTRALYSDMLGAIQRVPADFEWKGFVSRSGDRLVNPNDPPRSVESINFPNMDHSAVKPLIEGSLERKSRNKLSWGYSTGYYVVTPAKFLHEFKDSDNARVDPKPELSIYLPDAVIGAPNGNKFNVKGKDRSKSISSKLTGSSELAFQAHTPADAQKWFEIIKNVAGATGPAEPVSSPTSPVIGSDEKMPAIAPVATPQSGHSVQEAGVTGADPTASPELLSPVDGPSSSATAAPAPAPAPATTALVDEKKV; encoded by the exons ATGGCCGACACCAAGACCTTACCCCAGAGGTCGGGGACCATTATGACCAACTCGTCTGTCCTAAGCGACGATGCCGTTCCTGATGTCGACCCTACGAGC ACTGCCGGGCTCCTCGCAGAGCGTCTTCAAGCTTGGAAACATGCCGTCGGATACTTGGAGGATTACAtggaggtcgtcgagaagatTCACAGGGCCCAGTCCAAAGAGTATGAAAAGGCCCTGAAGGTCATCTCCCACCCTTTGAAAGAAGGCCACCACTTCGACCAGagccttggcggcgtcgcgggctACTTTGAGAACATGCGCTCCAATACTCAGGCGATTATTAACACCAATctcgagacggagaagagcaTCAAGGGCTCTGTCCTCCCCATCCTCGAGCGCCTGCACAAGGAGATTAAGCACAAGGGCAAGGAGTTGGCACATGGCGCACAGAAAGGCGCCAAGGAGGTCGAAAAGGCCCGCGACACCACGCAGAAGCAcatcgagctcctcggccaacAGACTGCGGCTTTCGAatcggccggcggcaagatGCACGGATCTGACGACCCCTACGTAGTCCACCGAGGTGTCTTGCACAGGCTGCACAAGCAGGTCCTGGaggagaacaacaaccggaACGACCTCATTGCTGTTCAGAATAACTTCGAGGCTTTCGAGGCTCATGTCATCGAAGTTGTCCAGCAAGCAATGGAGGCCTTCATCCAGTTGGCCGGCGGTCAGGCGGAAAAGACTCGCGCGCTCTATTCGGACATGCTGGGTGCGATCCAAAGGGTCCCGGCCGACTTCGAGTGGAAGGGCTTCGTCTCCCGCAGCGGCGACCGCTTGGTCAACCCCAACGACCCCCCGCGCTCAGTTGAGTCCATCAACTTCCCCAACATGGACCATTCCGCCGTCAAGCCTCTCATTGAGGGTTCCTTGGAGCGCAAATCGCGTAACAAGCTCTCATGGGGCTACTCTACCGGATACTACGTTGTCACTCCGGCCAAGTTCCTGCACGAGTTCAAGGACTCCGACAACGCCCGCGTTGATCCCAAGCCCGAGTTGTCCATTTATCTGCCCGATGCCGTGATTGGAGCTCCCAACGGAAACAAGTTCaacgtcaagggcaaggacaGAAGCAAATCGATTAGCTCAAAGCTCACCGGATCCTCGGAGTTAGCTTTCCAGGCGCACACCCCTGCCGACGCACAGAAGTGGTTCGAGATCATCAAGAACGTTGCGGGAGCGACTGGACCTGCGGAGCCCGTATCGTCGCCCACCTCGCCGGTTATTGGATCCGACGAGAAGATGCCTGCGATTGCGCCCGTCGCGACCCCCCAGTCTGGCCATTCGGTACAAGAGGCCGGTGTCACTGGCGCCGACCCAACCGCGAGCCCGGAGTTGCTGAGCCCGGTCGACGGCCCATCGTCGAGCGCCACGGCTGCTCCCGCGCCTGCACCTGCGCCTGCTACGACGGCACTTGTAGATGAAAAGAAGGTCTAA
- a CDS encoding Putative nucleoside phosphorylase domain, methylthioadenosine phosphorylase (MTAP) — MASLPETFDRPVHIAVIGGTGLGKLEGYTPVAALNPTTPWGKPSSPIQILEHNGVPIAFLARHGLHHQFAPHEVPARANIAALRSIGVRCVIAFSAVGSLREEIKPMDFVVPDQVIDRTKGVRPFTFFEGGVVGHVGFADPFDKGLAEVVKRCAAHMQGDGVVLHEKGTIICMEGPQFSTRAESHMYRSWGGSVINMSALPEAKLAREAEMAYQMICMATDYDCWHSFEDVDVAMVMKYMAANSENAKRLVGGVLDELSKQDNSDMVLAKQWEGSSQGAVKFMTKPEGRNPEAMKRVEFLFPGFWN; from the exons ATGGCCAGCCTTCCCGAGACCTTTGACC GCCCCGTCcacatcgccgtcatcggcggcaccggcctgGGCAAGCTCGAGGGCTACACCCCCGTCGCGGCCCTGaacccgacgacgccctggGGCaagccctcgtcgccgatcCAGATCCTCGAGCACAACGGCGTGCCcatcgccttcctcgcccgccacGGCTTGCACCATCAGTTCGCGCCCCACGAGGTGCCCGCCCGCgccaacatcgccgccctgcgcTCCATCGGCGTGCGCTGCGTTatcgccttctcggccgtcggcaGCCTGCGCGAGGAGATCAAGCCTATGGACTTTGTCGTCCCGGACCAGGTCATCGACCGCACCAAGGGCGTGCGCCCCTTCACTTTCTTCGAGGGCGGTGTTGTCGGCCACGTTGGCTTCGCTGACCCCTTCGACAAGGggctcgccgaggtcgtcaagcGGTGCGCGGCGCACATgcagggcgacggcgttgttCTTCACGAGAAGGGGACCATCATCTGCATGG AGGGCCCCCAATTTTCCACCCGCGCCGAGTCGCACATGTACCGCTCCTGGGGCGGCAGTGTCATCAACATGTCGGCCCTGCCCGAGGCCAAGCTCGCCCGCGAAGCCGAGATGGCCTACCAGATGATATGCATGGCTACCGACTACGACTGCTGGCACTCgttcgaggacgtcgacgtcgccatgGTCATGAAGTACATGGCCGCCAACAGCGAGAACGCCAagcgcctcgtcggcggtgtcCTTGACGAGCTGTCCAAGCAGGACAACAGCGACATGGTCCTCGCCAAGCAGTGGGAGGGCTCCTCTCAAGGCGCCGTCAAGTTTATGACCAAGCCCGAGGGCCGCAACCCTGAGGCCATGAAGCGGGTCGAGTTCCTCTTCCCTGGTTTCTGGAACTAA
- a CDS encoding Putative Ataxin-10 domain-containing protein yields MEKKPAMTVDTPPPSLPDLDLEDDAPGYETIEERCFSAALICLEGHYTIPPMGPQTAARVSSMIAKTLEKTHTFKHVRETLSRNVEIWIWLTKIFGAAIPSLTTRSVGPLSSLNDPEKGVTPQESTALIVKNHHSLKDDLSILNKLMHIARNLLVTSEPEVPQDICAAVHFDQMVYQTIILCVNVTSKGYDGEILDETSRAKLNEITDMYKKLLVTSLQQAHNWTAKNDRNKMSFWYDVLFDEDAQLDDPQEGMGDGSGFRVDIAKTEIQHWLERNSRMCETARKLLTEYSQNKSHKPPGVLAPIAPLAWNWFPEGQVKVRADDYKEGEKVNPKWDPEIQDKFEQDRAYCRVSREIDTWWMRARDANYEGWAVPMPSVDFAKTRTEHCKNNLLNRYTPVMRTEDHHEVVEVDDSEQELGPDEAGSVVEAGTLAEEEYAEGYDDMMDDEDIDDDESYGEGPLTGLLTEIPNILDPKQIEALHMIVKSCILDSAGTGLTRAGENLQKTRCRMFLALDCGKSLLREMLVFIAVWEKDEQSLIFQITSQLIEALHHSALVPYAWNSLRIPKDIISPAQTVLLRLVNHIFRSRISNPPQDKKDQERDVKLVMFFFSFFRSRIVPECVALMHLQAQIREDNVDPAEFPVDTWDMERAKDGLAQYLDFLTTASEIAESRKKLIEWEAVYDLITLLNGLEAGVPKKPLVDTIPSRNRPSAPPSDQQSQSSQTTPIVERPYSTSESLPPSPPPPSLSDPAHKYPWSGIKGQIFTILATLLQPPPGQSTPGNPDVQTQMVNHNGIVPLLNCCAYDDHNPFAKERVTICLKWLLDGCEAANNFFRELVNLGAPQNLRPPPGGTTVSTIRVDGIQGEVKVQVRSNSAPAGNGEGQEGGGRQHIHDPYGLAEGAAKMNIRSNASSEPFTDDDFM; encoded by the exons ATGGAAAAAAAACCCGCCATGACGGTCGAcacaccgccgccatctctgCCGGACCTAGACCTTGAGGATGACGCACCCGGCTATGAGACCATCGAGGAGCGCTGCTTCTCAGCCGCCCTCATCTGTCTCGAGGGCCACTACACCATTCCGCCCATGGGGCCCCAGACCGCTGCGAGGGTCTCGTCTATGATCGCCAAAACCCTCGAAAAGACACACACCTTCAAGCACGTCAG GGAAACTCTCTCGCGGAACGTCGAGATTTGGATCTGGTTAACAAAGATCTTCGGTGCCGCCATCCCCAGCCTCACCACCCGCTCAGTGGGCCCGCTGTCGAGCCTCAATGACCCCGAGAAGGGCGTCACTCCTCAAGAGAGCACAGCTCTTATCGTGAAGAACCACCACAGTCTCAAGGATGACCTCTCCATTCTGAACAAACTTATGCATATCGCCAGGAACTTGTTGGTAACGTCGGAACCCGAAGTGCCTCAAGACATATGCGCCGCTGTTCACTTTGACCAGATGGTCTATCAAACTATCATTCTCTGTGTAAACGTCACCAGTAAAGGATACGATGGCGAAATCCTGGATGAGACTTCAAGGGCCAAGCTGAACGAGATCACTGATATGT ACAAGAAACTCCTCGTCACATCCCTCCAGCAAGCACACAACTGGACGGCCAAGAACGACCGCAACAAAATGTCCTTCTGGTACGATGTGCTCTtcgacgaagacgcccagctcgatgaCCCCCAAGAAGGCATGGGCGACGGCTCTGGATTCCGCGTCGACATTGCCAAGACGGAAATCCAGCATTGGCTGGAGCGCAACTCGAGGATGTGCGAGACAGCACGAAAGCTCCTCACAGAATACTCTCAGAACAAATCCCACAAGCCACCCGGCGTCCTCGCGCCCATCGCGCCCCTGGCCTGGAACTGGTTTCCCGAGGGCCAGGTCAAGGTCCGCGCCGACGACTACAAAGAGGGCGAGAAGGTGAACCCCAAGTGGGATCCCGAAATCCAAGACAAGTTCGAGCAAGACCGCGCCTACTGCCGCGTATCGCGGGAGATCGACACCTGGTGGATGCGCGCGAGGGACGCAAACTACGAAGGCTGGGCGGTTCCGATGCCGTCCGTCGACTTTGCAAAGACGAGGACGGAGCATTGCAAGAACAACCTCCTCAACCGCTACACGCCCGTCATGCGCACCGAGGACCATcacgaggtcgtcgaggtcgacgattCCGAGCAGGAACTGGGacccgacgaggccggctcGGTGGTGGAGGCCGGGACAttggcggaggaggagtacGCCGAAGGCTACGACGACatgatggacgacgaggacattgatgacgacgagtcGTACGGTGAGGGGCCCTTGACGGGTCTCCTAACGGAGATCCCCAACATCCTCGACCCGAAGCAGATCGAGGCCCTTCACATGATTGTCAAGTCGTGCATCCTCGACTCGGCCGGCACGGGACTCACCCGCGCTGGCGAGAACCTTCAGAAGACGCGGTGCCGCATGTTCCTCGCCCTTGACTGCGGAAAGTCCCTGCTGCGCGAGATgctcgtcttcatcgccgtCTGGGAAAAGGACGAGCAGTCGCTCATCTTCCAAATCACCTCGCAGCTTATTGAGGCCCTCCACCACTCGGCCCTCGTCCCCTACGCCTGGAACTCCCTCCGCATCCCCAAGGACATCATCTCGCCCGCGCAGACCGTCCTCCTGCGCCTCGTCAACCACATCTTCCGCAGCCGCATCAGCAACCCGCCccaggacaagaaggaccAGGAGCGCGATGTCAAGCTCGTCATGTTCTTCTTCAGCTTCTTCCGCAGCCGCATCGTCCCTGAATGCGTTGCCCTCATGCACCTCCAGGCCCAGATCCGCGAGGACAacgtcgacccggccgagtTCCCCGTCGACACCTGGGACATGGAGCGTGCCaaggacggcctcgcccaGTACCTAGACTTCCTCACCACGGCGTCCGAGATTGCTgagtcgaggaagaagctcATCGAATGGGAGGCCGTGTACGATCTCATCACCCTGctcaacggcctcgaggccggtgTACCCAAGAAACCCCTCGTCGACACCATCCCCAGCCGCAACCGCCCCTCGGCGCCCCCTTCGGACCAGCAATCCCAATCCTCCCAGACGACTCCGATCGTTGAACGCCCTTACTCCACAAGCGAATCCCTCCcgccgtcccctccccctccgtcCCTCTCCGACCCAGCCCACAAGTATCCCTGGTCCGGCATCAAGGGCCAGATCTTCACCATCCTCGCCACCCTCCTCCAACCGCCTCCCGGCCAGTCCACGCCCGGCAACCCGGACGTGCAGACGCAGATGGTGAACCATAACGGCATCGTCCCACTCCTCAACTGCTGCGCCTACGACGACCACAACCCCTTCGCCAAGGAGCGGGTCACAATCTGCCTGAAGTGGCTCCTTGACGGCTGTGAGGCCGCCAACAACTTCTTCCGCGagctcgtcaacctcggcgcCCCGCAGAACCTgcgcccgccgcccggcGGCACCACCGTCTCCACGATCCGTGTTGACGGCATCcagggcgaggtcaaggtgcAGGTGCGGTCCAACTCGGCGCCCGCTGGCAACGGAGAGGGGCAGGAGGGTGGCGGAAGGCAACACATCCACGACCCGTacggcctggccgagggcgcggccAAGATGAACATCAGATCCAACGCCAGCAGCGAGCCCTTtaccgacgacgacttcatgTGA
- a CDS encoding Putative aminoacyl-tRNA synthetase, class Ic, rossmann-like alpha/beta/alpha sandwich: protein MAEGTKAQERFALIQENLAEIMNPEIIEKILAEGRNPKIYWGTATTGRPHCGYFVAAIKLAQFLAAGCELTVLLADIHGFLDNLKAPIELVEQRAKFYKFAITNILNAVGVSTEKLKFVLGSSYQKSPEYIMDVYKMSSLISERDAKKAGAEVVKQSDNAPMSGLLYPVLQVCDEEHLGVDAQFGGMDQRKLFAAATEWLPKVGYQVRAHLLNPMVPGLNGGKMSSSDPDSKIDLLDAPELVQKKLRKAECVPKVAEGNGVLAFVEYVLLPAAALKGKKEFRVERERDGLEPLVYTDIAEMHTDYTNDVLTPQLLKPAVTKALNELLLPIQKAFQDSEEWKEVTQKAYPPVEDDKKKKKKQPKDKGSRYPGGGKGGAAAQDGAAKESELPVRPADGAAQ, encoded by the exons atggCTGAAGGCACCAAGGCCCAGGAGAGGTTCGCCCTCATCCAGGAGAACCTGGCCGAGATCATGAACCCCGAGATCATCGAGAAGATCCTGGCCGAGGGTCGCAACCCGAAGATCTACTGGG GAACCGCGACAACGGGCAGACCGCACTGCGGCTACTTTGTGGCGGCCATTAAGCTGGCGCagttcctcgccgccggctgcgAGCTgaccgtcctcctcgccgacattCACGGcttcctcgacaacctcaagGCCCCGATCGAGCTCGTTGAGCAGCGCGCCAAGTTCTACAAGTTCGCCATCACAAACATCCTCAACGCCGTTGGCGTCTCcaccgagaagctcaagTTTGTCCTGGGCAGCTCCTACCAGAAGAGCCCCGAGTACATCATGGATGTCTACAAGATGAGCTCGCTCATTAGCGAGAGGGatgcgaagaaggccggcgccgaggtcgtgAAGCAGTCTGAC AACGCCCCCATGAGCGGTCTGCTCTACCCCGTACTCCAGGTTTGCGACGAGGAGCACCTGGGTGTTGATGCTCAGTTCGGAG GCATGGACCAGAGAAAGCTGTTCGCGGCGGCAACTGAGTGGCTACCCAAGGTCGGATACCAAGTGCGCGCGCATTTGTTGAATCCCATGGTTCCTGGTCTCAACGGTGGCAAGATGAGCTCAAGCGACCCTG ACAGCAAGATCGACCTTCTTGATGCGCCCGAGCTTGTCCAGAAGAAGCTCCGGAAGGCCGAGTGTGTACCCAAGGTCGCCGAAGGCAATGGTGTTTTGGCCTTCGTCGAGTACGTGCTGCTGCCCGCCGCGGCTctgaagggcaagaaggagTTCCGCGTCGAGAGGGAACGCGATGGTCTCGAGCCCCTGGTCTACAccgacatcgccgagatgCACACCGACTACACCAACGACGTG TTGACGCCCCAGCTGCTGAAGCCTGCCGTGACCAAGGCCCTCAACGAACTCCTGTTGCCCATCCAGAAGGCGTTCCAGGACTCGGAGGAGTGGAAGGAGGTTACGCAGAAGGCTTACCCGCCGGTTGAGGAcgataagaagaagaagaagaagcaaccCAAGGACAAGGGCTCCCGCTACCCTGGCGGAGGCAAGGGGGGTGCTGCGGCCCAGGACGGCGCAGCCAAGGAGTCGGAGCTGCCCGTGCGTCCGGCTGATGGCGCGGCCCAGTGA
- a CDS encoding Putative Clr5 domain-containing protein has translation MTKAWREKRAYITRLYIHENKTLNQVKAIMEEDHDFKASTRSYRQQFDKWGLAKYNCKKRTARRRSQDSGGHQQHQHHSTDGGGEGGGGGGGGGVEDDMTSDLYAMDPDICGHPMSPQSVGSSSLGSEPAVDGGMVDMMDLSGAAANLHAHRAPYTAGSWPQPQLPYMEQADRQQHQSVSYPQYPQHPQQQQTQRQQQQRRRPSWDQQVTAQSPYGTLPSPPADLHGGGFSYYAAIFPDEDSSMSPHAVLHPDLRRQNSYAHQRAGPLHHQHQYQRAHVYSSARAPAPMMPERRESVPYYGGVACGVRQQGQQ, from the exons ATGACCAAAGCgtggagggagaagagggccTACATCACGAGGCTCTATATCCACGAGAACAAGACCCTGAACCAGGTCAAGGCGATCATGGAGGAGGACCACGACTTCAAGGCCTC GACGAGATCATACCGCCAACAGTTCGACAAGTGGGGCCTGGCCAAGTACAACTGCAAGAAGCGAACTGCGCGTCGCCGGAGCCAAGACAGCGGCggtcatcaacaacaccagcATCACAgcaccgacggcggcggcgaaggaggaggaggaggaggaggaggaggagtagaAGATGACATGACCTCTGACCTATACGCCATGGATCCGGACATCTGCGGCCATCCCATGAGCCCGCAGAGTGTTGGCAGTAGCAGCCTCGGTTCCGAGCCGGCTGTGGACGGCGGCATGGTTGACATGATGGATCTTTCCGGCGCGGCCGCCAACTTGCACGCTCACAGAGCTCCATACACGGCGGGGAGCtggccgcagccgcagctcCCGTACATGGAACAGGCCGACCGACAGCAGCACCAAAGTGTCTCGTACCCCCAGTACCCCCAGCATCCCCAGCAACAACAGACacaacggcagcagcagcagcgtcggcggccgtcgtGGGACCAACAGGTGACGGCGCAGAGCCCCTACGGCACGCTgcccagcccgcccgcgGACCTCCACGGTGGTGGCTTTTCTTACTACGCGGCCATATTCCCCGACGAGGACTCGAGCATGTCCCCGCATGCCGTCCTCCACCCTGATCTTCGCCGTCAGAACAGCTACGCTCACCAGCGCGCCGGGCCACtgcaccaccagcaccagtACCAGCGAGCGCATGTGTACTCCTCGGCGCGggccccggcgccgatgatgcccGAGAGGCGGGAGAGCGTCCCGTACTACGGCGGCGTTGCCTGTGGTGTCCGTCAACAGGGTCAGCAGTGA